The DNA window CCCACTCGTGAACTTGGCATGCAAGTAAGAATGCCGACGAGTTTTGAACTTTTTATGCTATAGCAacatgataaatatttttggcGCCACATAACAGGGCGATTTCCCTTGGAAAGGGCTAATTACTGAGTGAAAACATTTTAATGGCAAGGTCACTAAAGTTGCAAGGATGTTGGCAGCAAAGCCAACTGGAGTCGACGGGGAGCAGAAGTCGTGTACCATCATGGCTCTCTTGGATGGAGGAACATTGAGAAGACACAAGAGTTGGTTAAAGGTAAAACCCTTTCATCCTCTTTTAGAGTAAATtctgtttaatttcttgttttctacATTTTCGCTGCTATAGATACTAATGGTACACAGTGAAACTAATGCTTTAGTATGTTATATTCTGCAAAATACatttactaaaaattatataagccATTTCATTAGCATTCTCATATACAACTGCTTATAGTTCATTGGTTTGCTTAGCAAATGTGTGTTTAGATAATAACTACTGCACAGTTGTTGTCTAACCTTGTAGAATTGGCCATTTTCTTTGATCAGTGGAAGCATTGAGTCTTATAGAGAAAACCATTTTAATGCTCATTTAAGATTAATCTTTCTTAAATTCTAGGCAGAGCCTCCAACAGTAGTGGTTGCAACAGTTGGGAGTTTatgccaaatgcttgaaagacAAATTTTCTTGCTTGAATCTGTGCGGGTGCTAATTGTTGATGAGGTAAAAGCTGTTCTTCTCCACTTAATTAGTCAGTATTTATGCAGATTTCCATATTTGTTTTTCCCAGTGTGTGTGCAAGTTTCGTAAAACATGATTGCACCACCATGCTTAGATATTCTTTGAAAATGTCATGATCATCTCATTATCATCTATTGATGCAATTTCAGAAATTATAACCTGAGAACTTTAAGCATTAAGACCTGAGATTAAATAAAGCCctgtcttttttcttttaaatataattttcaccCTTCCCCTGATCATTTTTAAGTCTTTGtcatatcatatatttttttctgcTTAGGTTGACTTCATTTTCAGTTCTTCAAAGCAAGTTAGTTCTCTTAGAAAGCTTTTGACTTCATATTCATCGTGCAATAACCGTCAGACAGTTTTTGCAAGTGCATCTATACCACAGCACAGACGATTTCTTCACGATTGTGTGCAGCAAAAATGGACAAAGGTCTGTTGATATGACTATTTGATTGTCTTTGAGGTTTCTTAAAAGTTCACTCTGACTTTATGCTTTTCATTATTTGTTTTCCAGAGTGATGTGATCCATATCCATGTCAGTCCAGTGGAGCCCATGCCATCTCGCCTGTGTCATAGATTTATAGTAAGAAGTCTGTGTTATCCATTTTTCATTAGTTGCCCCGGTTTCCTTTGGGCTTGGAAAGATGTATACtgttttatattataataacttAACTTTGCAAGTCATTCATTCATTAGAAACCTATTTTAGGTATTATGGAATTTCTAATGCTGTTTCAATCACCAGATatgcaataacaaaaggaaactACAAACCCTATTATCCTTGATTCAATCTGATGCACCTGAGTCTGGCATTATATTTGTTGGTGAACAGGTATGTCAAGAATAGCTTTCTGAATATCTACTCCTCCTCCTCACTCTTTCTCAGTTGGATTATGTAATCTGTAAGTTATGCACTATGCAGTCTGAGAAGTCCAAAAAGGCTGGAAACGCTCCATCAACAGACCTTGTCATTGACTTTTTGAAGACATCATATGAAGGGCCTTTAGATATTGTCCTTCTCGAGGATGACATGAATTTCAACTCACGCGCAGTTTCATTGTTGGTAAGTTCCATTCAGTAGCATAAGAATATGTATTGATTTCAACAAAGGATGGTGACAAGTGTGTGCTGTGTGCTATGTCTTCGATTCAGGAGGTTCGAAAAGGAGGTGGATATCTGCTTGTAGCAACAGATATAGCTGCTAGAGGAGTTGACCTTCCTGAAATGTCTCATATCTACAACTTTGACTTGCCAAGGACTGCCATTGATTATCTTCATCGAGCAGGCAGGACTTGTAGGAAACCTTTTTCTGACATGAAATGTACTGTTACCACCATTACAGTTCCCGAGGAGAGGTTTGTTCTGCAGAAATATGAAAATGAGTTGATGTTTAACTCTGAGGAGCTTATTCCATAAACCTTGCCTAAACTTCCGGTCTATAAATATGATAGTGATAGATCTTATTGTGcctgaaactgaaagtggctttaACTTCATACATTCATCGTTAAAAAAATCGTCTATGTTGATAGTCTTCGTTTAGGAACATAATATATTAGgtcaatgaataaaaaataaaaatatttattattcttgacTTTTATGAAATTAATTCTTATGTACTAATATAAAATGTTTTAGATTGTCGTTTAGTCAGATTTATTTATTATGACCATTTAAAGAATAGGTTCTTAACATAATTACTTTTGTTGAGTGACAATTTATGATAATTGGGATAATATAAAGTCACATGTTTTCTAAACCCAAATCAAAGtctaaaaatattgatatatatTTGAAGATAATTACAACCAACAGTAAATACTTAGAATTTCCTAATTTCTGTTTCGTTTTTCAGGTCAACCAATTGATGAGTTTTTAAAATTGTAGCGATGAGGGGGTATTGCTATGTATGTGAAATCTTaaagttacttttttttttcttttcccaaAATTAGGAGTAAGACTCGAACCCGAGACCGAAAATTATGCCATTTAAATTATAGTTCATTGGGAAAAtcttaaaattacttaaaataacTAGAACATATAATTACATGAGCTGTAACTAAACCATGCAGAACTGGAATATAAGAAGTATGatataaaaaccaaaatattgGTAATTGatacttttttattagttttttccCCTATCATTATAAAACCAAAACATTCCCGTCGTTACATGTTATGATAATCCATGAGAAAATGGATCATGTGAATGATGGGTGAATTTACTGCAatgatttatttatctatttatttattatatgaccAGTCCATCTTCAATTACTGAGTTTTTCAATACAATGGTAACACCAGAACGGATGTAAAACCCTTCTGAAGATCTATCAGCCTCTTGTACGCCCTGCAGTTCATTCAAAACCAAATTTCATCATACAACAATCATTCTCTGATTTGtgctatatatataaagaagaaaaaatctgtCACAGCTTAGTTTCACAAAGCTTACATCCTTATTTGCGATTACAACATTCTTTCCAATTCTAGCATTTTTGTCAATAATACAGTCTCTGCATATGTGACAAGAAAGAAGTGAGAACACATGAAAAGAGGAACCAATGGACAAATATTAAGAAAGTGAGAGTTGCAGTGTGTACttgatttttgtattttctccTATCCCTATAGGAACTCTTCCCTCGGCTAATACTGCTGTCACTTCTGATTTTGTTTCGTAGAAATCAGCACCAAGCATCACAGTATCCTGCATCGACGAAGagtatgtattatatatatttctagTTAACAAAAATTTCTGAAATGTTTAACCTATGAATTTGAGAATTGCTGCTGATAAATCAGGTGTTTATAGTAGTGCTAGTGAAAAAATGCATTGCATTGCTATCTTCTGTAACTAGAATTGTTACACGGAACCTTTAAGTGAACATTTGAGTTTATTCTGGATCTGATTCCAACCACACTATGCTCTATGAACGAACTATCCACAAAGCTCCCATGTGATATAATTGAATCAACAATCTGCATAAGGACAACTAAAATGTGAAATTTGAGATTTGATAGCAGAAAATAATAGTGATTCCATCCTTAGATGATAACAGAGGCATGCAATAATACATGATTtatgaattttcttgttttttctataaattaattaaatccaTACCCATCAGCACGTGCTATGGTTTTTGTGCTtcttattgttgatttcttacaATATATGTTCATGTGCAAGTTTGAAGACTAGATACTGACTGACCTTGCTGTTGTCAATCTTTGATGGAGGCAGGTTTCTTCTTGATGTATACATCGGCTTTGCGGCATCGTAAAAGCTAAACCTGGGTGGCTGAAAATTACACAGTATTTTCTAAGTCAGTAAGGTTAAACACCTCAATCATGGAACAAGCAAAATTGttctttgaaaataaaattataaaggtTAATTGATACATGTTTGTAGAAGTTTTTAAAGCTCGAAGTTTAATTGATGTCTTAGGTTTACCTGTACTGTAGGACAGCCTTCCACTAGTTAGAAATCTGGATATATTCATGATATTGAAGCTCAATAAGAGTGGCAATACAGTAAAATTTGAGACTCACATGCTCAGTGAGGGCTAGATTTGCCTCAAAGAATGATCGGATCGTTCCTATGTCCTCCCAGTAATCATTGAAGAGATAAGCCTGCAGGCAAGTATTTGTTATGAATGTTCATGGGGTGAACATAGGCTTTCTGCTAGATCCAAAGGCAGGATTCCATTTTTCTCATAAATATATCATGGTTGTATATATGTGGATTGCATGGGTGGATTGAAATCTAGTGCACtaaaaatgaaagataaatatCACACCACATGTAATATCATATGTGAATTATTCCTTTACCTTCATGTAAAATTCTCTAGCTGAGGCAGGGATGACCTCTGATCCAAAGTCATTTGCAGTTGGAAACCGCCatctatattaaataaatttgtaGCACTTAGCGAAACAAGATTTGCAATAGGATGAGTCAGTTCATTTTcagttaatattattttatttgaatgctCTCTGAAAAGCCTCACATGTTGCTATAGTTCAGTACCTTAATAGATTCAGAAGTATCTCCTTCTTGAATACATACACACCCATAGAAGCAATGTATGGTTTCTTTACAGCCTCTTCCTTTGAAAGCCCAAGAACAGTTGTATCTACTTGCTATATTATGAAGCCGTATTAGCTGTAAACCTTATTCTTGAAACTCCTAATATGTAAGCAGCAGCACAAACATGAGTTATATTACCATTGCTTTTAGGTCTTCTCCTTTGGGCTTTTCACTGAATGAGAGAATCCTTCCTTTATCATCTATCTTCATTAGACCAAAATCAGAGGCACGGCTGTCACATATGAAGGAGAGTTTTAAACAATAATATGTGACAAACATTGTTGAATCATTTATTCATTTGAACTGATAAAAGAGCTAGTTTCTCATTCAGAGAAAGATGACAGTGATTTCAAGATATACATCATGTGATTATGTATACTAGAAACAGATTCGAAAACCATTAACCCAACCTACCTGTCATCCATGGGGAGACAAGAAAGAGTAATATCTGCACCACTCTCGCGATGATTCTGGATATGAAGATGAGTCAGAACATGTCAAATTTGAATGCATCAACAGTATTGAAGGAGGAAAGGAAGAACTATTGATTGGACGAAACGGTGCCTTACTTGAACAAAGTCCATATAGTCCATTCGGTAGAGATGATCCCCAGAAAGAATCAGGACATCCTCAATATCCTTGCTTCTAGGATCCTACAGCATCATAGTTAAACAACATAACTTGGATTAAAGAGTTCAAGTGTAGATTATGTAACTACTCTAATTTCTACAGAATTATTATACCTCAAAGAGCCAGTGGAACTGCCTCACGGCATCAGCAGTACCCTGAAACCATCTTTTACCTGCCTCCCCTGGAGTTTGAGTGGCAGCAAGAACctgaaataataaatacaagCATTCTTAGTCTTGAGTAATCACAAGTATAGTTCTTCAACACAGAATCCATGCCAAGTATACCTCAATATAGCCATCTCCAAAGGTGACACCAGTGCCAGAGTTGTAAGCACGTGCAATATGCCTGTTGAGTGAAGCTGAGTTGAACTGAGTGAGAATGTAGACCTTGTTGATGCCACTGTTGATGCAGTTGCTCATTGGCACATCAATGAGCCTATAAGCACCTCCAATAGGAACCTACACAACATGATGGCCAATTCCATAAACATTCAACAATTGAAAAATAGAATACAatgagaacagaaaagaaactGACAGCAGGTTTGGCTCGGCGCTTTGTAAGAGGAAAGAGACGGGTTCCGGCTCCTCCACCAAGTATAACCGCCACAACCGTCCTAGCATCCCTTCTCTCAGCATCCAAGTCTCTCAACTGCAGCGCCCCATCATCATGTGCTTTACATAAATTAATTCATTCTTTACAAATTATGCATTTACAAGAAATTTTTCTTCCAACAAAAGTATCCCATGGACAATGGTTAAGAATCAAAGTAAAGGACTAGGGAGTGAGGTAATAAACCTTGGATTGACTACCCACGTCAGCAGTGAGAGACATGCATATATGGTTCCTCCTAACATTGTTAGTGCAGCCGTTGCCACCATGCTGTTGTCTTAGCCTGAGCTTACGTCCCATTACTTCTCCATTACTAAACTTCACAAGATGACTCCACTTCTTACCACTGAGGCTGAGACTTGTTGGTCCACGTAACTGCATCACGGATGAGACTGACATCTGTCCGCTCGCAGGCACTGCCATTTTCCGGCCACCGGAGCGAGGGATGAAGTGGCTATTTAAGTTCAGATTATAGATGAATATCTTGTCCTCTGTGTGTGTCTGCTGTGTAGAGAGTGAAGATTTTTGGTTGCATGCACATCAGAAGGCTTCCATATTGAAGGGATTGGGCCACGTTATCTAAATTCAATTGCATCCACCaatttcttttgtattttactGGTTATTTAACATAGTGCTCAAGGAAACACACATGATAAATGACAAGTTAGTCCCTGGAATTCGTTTTGGTCTCATCAGTTAAGGAATATTCTGATATGTTTTAGCCGGAAACTAACTCTGACCTTTCGGGTGATAAATATTGCTTAGGAATCATTCCTTATTCTATAGTGTCGTATACAACTATTTAGTTTCCAACTTCAAACTTAAATTTTCAGTGGGAAAAGTTGCTTAACCAAAGGCAAAAAGCAAATTTGGTGCATGTAGAACAAAGCCTTGCTTCTCCTACATAAACTGTTCAATTTTGGTAATCATTTTCTTAGCAGACATTATTCTCATTTTACCTCAATAAGTTTGGACAGCACAAACATtacaacaaacaaataaaaacacTAAACTATTAAAGAAAAAACAGAACACAACAACAAATACACAGTTCAAGCAATGTGTTTTTAGTTCAAGAGTAATCTTTTAATCTTCTTGAGCGCAACCACAACACTTTTTATATTTGTCCTTAGCCCAGGTGACTCAGCTGAGCAATCCAGAGCTAGAGTCATTATAGACAACAAGCAATCCTGTGTGGTATTTGGCTCTCCTTCTTCCACTAATAATTTTGCATCAATGATATCAAGTAGTGAATCAGGGCATGACATTTTCACCCACTCTTTGATGCTAAACTCTCCCACAAACATTTCAGCAGTGGGTTTTTTCTGTGTGAAGGTCTCCATTAGTAAAATTCCATAGCTATACACATCACCTTGTCTAGACACTGTTCCCTCAAGTCCATATTCTACAAAATAAGAAGCAAAACAACAAAGTGGAAGCAAAACAAATTTGATTCCTAGTTGATTGCTATCAAGGTTTATTATAAAAAGCATAAGATTGAATAAGAAACTCACCAGGGGCCATATAGCCTATTGTGGCTAGATTCATGGTTTGAGTGATGGAGTCATCCCCACTCAGCAATTTTGCAATGCCAAAATCAGCCACATGGGCAACCATGTCTTCATCTAGTAATATGTTGCTCGGTTTCAAATCACAATGTATAATTGGTGCAGAACCACCATTGTGCAGATAATCCATTGCTTCTGCAACATCTATCATTATGTTTAGCCTCTGGATCATACTCAAGCTATGGTGTTCCGAGTGTAGCCACCTCTCTAAACTCCCATTAGGCATGTAGCTTAGGATCAATGCCTTGAAGTCCATGTTGCTGCAGCTGCTAATGATTTTGGTTAAGTTTCGATGGCGGACACTGCGCAATATCTCACATTCAGCGTCAAAACTCCTAAATGCTCCTTCTAGCCCCAGATTATACACTTTTACTGCAACATTCGTCCCATCTGAGAGTACTCCTTTAtacactcttccaaaactcccTACACCAAGCAAGTTGCCATCATTGAACCTATCTGTTGCTTGCTGAATTTCATAGTATGATATTCTTCTCCATCTTTCTCCTGATTGATTCACCTCTGAATTGTTGACCACCTTGTGCTTCCGGAATTTTAGGATGCAAAGGAATGCCACAAGAAGGGTGACAACTATTGCTGCAGGTAAAACATATGTCAACACAATATGTGCATTCCATTTTCGGGATTTTTCAATTTTACATTCCGAAAAATGGAAACGTGGAGCACCACATAATTCTTTATTCCCCATGAACGACTGAGCTGAGAAGTTTGCAAAAGGTCCCCCATCCGggatttttccttttaatttattGTGAGAAACATTGAAATATTTCAGATACACAAGTGCCTCCAATGTTTTAGGAATGACACCAGACAAGATATTTTCTGATAAGTCAAGTTGTTCCAAACTTACCATACGACCAAATGATTCTGGGATGGGCCCTTCAAATTTGTTTCTTGCTAAGGTAAGAAGAACCAAATTCATAAGATTGCTGAGGCTTCTTGGGATGCTACCTGAAAATTGATTTCCTGATAAATAAATCCAACCTATGGCTTTTAGATTTCCACTATCTATTGGGAGATATCCACTTAAATTATTGGAAGATAAGTCTAAAAGCAATAAATCGGACAGCCCCCACAAGGTGGAAGGTATTGAGTTGAATTTATTTGAAGAAAGCCAAAGCCATCTCAATGAGGTAAGATTCCCTAAGCAAGAAGGTATAGGGCCAGAGAACTTGTTGCTTATAATGGAAAATTTATACAAGCTCGTTAGTTGACACAATTGATTCGGAACAAATCCTTCCAATTGGTTGCCATCTAAAAAGAGGCCTTGTAGCTTTATTAATTTCCCTATGCTAGTAGGAAAGGTTCCAACAAAATTATTATCACCAAAGTCAAGGTTTATCAAGCTGCTCAAGTTGCCAATACTTGCTGGAATGGTGCCTCTCATTGAACAACTCTTAAGATTCAAGTCATCCAGAGAAGTAGAAAGGTTTCCTACCGATATTGGAAGAATAGAATCCAATGGATTTCCAGAAAATATCAACTTTTTGAGAAATCTACAATTTGTCAAAGAATTTATAATGCTTAGCTCTGAATCGGATGCATCACTTGTCAAATTATTTGCACCAAGATTGAGCAGCTGGAGACTTCTTAAGCTGCCAAAAATGTCTGGAATATATCCAGAAAATGAATTGTAAGCCAAATCTATGGTATTAAGCATAGTGGCATTGCACAAGGAGCTTGGGATTCTTCCACTGAGATAATTAATCCCCATGTACAGCCTAACAAGTTTTGGAAGCATGGAGCCTAGGTTTGCTGGGAGGCTGCCTGATAAATGATCTCCAGTAACTGTAATTTCCTGTAGGGTAGAAATATTAAAGATTGATGGCGGAATGTAGCCACTCACATTGGCGAAAGGAAGACTCATAATCTCTAAACTACGTAGATTACCAATCTCATTTGGTATTGCACCTGCCACAACATATGTTAAATTGCATAAATAATGATAAAGATAATCAAACTCAATTCGGAGAGTCATATTGGCATGACATACGATACCTCTAAAATTGTTATGGCCAAGATAGATCTCTTTGAGGCTTGTTAAATTCCCGATGGCAGATGGTATGTTTCCACCGAAGGTGTTGTAGGATAAGGATAAATATTGCAGTTGCTTGCAATCGAACAAACTGCGTGGAAGTTCACCGGATAAGGCATTACTATACACGTAAAGCCCTTTCAAGTTTGGAAGATGGTGGAAGATGCGCTCTGGCAGTTTTCCGGATAGGTTGTTGTAGTCGAGGTCAATAACCTGCAGTAACGAACTGTTGATGATAGCTGAAGGGATAGCTCCTGAAATTTGGTTGTGAGTAAGATACAGATATTGCAAAGAAGGAGACAAGAAAATGTTGGAAGGTAAGGGACCCCAAAACTGGTTATCAGAAAGTACAAG is part of the Arachis duranensis cultivar V14167 chromosome 1, aradu.V14167.gnm2.J7QH, whole genome shotgun sequence genome and encodes:
- the LOC107466867 gene encoding DEAD-box ATP-dependent RNA helicase 58, chloroplastic isoform X1; translated protein: MSMETHSFSLGVRVAPFVKRTVTVYHVPRLRNLNRTHPAAQCILPQPPLTNHSPTLRDICQPHVPTHILQRMEEIGYVMPTDVQREALPHLFSGRDCILHAQTGSGKTLTYLLLIYSIINTLKSSVQALVVVPTRELGMQVTKVARMLAAKPTGVDGEQKSCTIMALLDGGTLRRHKSWLKAEPPTVVVATVGSLCQMLERQIFLLESVRVLIVDEVDFIFSSSKQVSSLRKLLTSYSSCNNRQTVFASASIPQHRRFLHDCVQQKWTKSDVIHIHVSPVEPMPSRLCHRFIICNNKRKLQTLLSLIQSDAPESGIIFVGEQSEKSKKAGNAPSTDLVIDFLKTSYEGPLDIVLLEDDMNFNSRAVSLLEVRKGGGYLLVATDIAARGVDLPEMSHIYNFDLPRTAIDYLHRAGRTCRKPFSDMKCTVTTITVPEERFVLQKYENELMFNSEELIP
- the LOC107466839 gene encoding glucose-1-phosphate adenylyltransferase large subunit 3, chloroplastic/amyloplastic; this translates as MAVPASGQMSVSSVMQLRGPTSLSLSGKKWSHLVKFSNGEVMGRKLRLRQQHGGNGCTNNVRRNHICMSLTADVGSQSKLRDLDAERRDARTVVAVILGGGAGTRLFPLTKRRAKPAVPIGGAYRLIDVPMSNCINSGINKVYILTQFNSASLNRHIARAYNSGTGVTFGDGYIEVLAATQTPGEAGKRWFQGTADAVRQFHWLFEDPRSKDIEDVLILSGDHLYRMDYMDFVQNHRESGADITLSCLPMDDSRASDFGLMKIDDKGRILSFSEKPKGEDLKAMQVDTTVLGLSKEEAVKKPYIASMGVYVFKKEILLNLLRWRFPTANDFGSEVIPASAREFYMKAYLFNDYWEDIGTIRSFFEANLALTEHPPRFSFYDAAKPMYTSRRNLPPSKIDNSKIVDSIISHGSFVDSSFIEHSVVGIRSRINSNVHLKDTVMLGADFYETKSEVTAVLAEGRVPIGIGENTKIKDCIIDKNARIGKNVVIANKDGVQEADRSSEGFYIRSGVTIVLKNSVIEDGLVI
- the LOC107466867 gene encoding DEAD-box ATP-dependent RNA helicase 58, chloroplastic isoform X2, encoding MSMETHSFSLGVRVAPFVKRTVTVYHVPRLRNLNRTHPAAQCILPQPPLTNHSPTLRDICQPHVPTHILQRMEEIGYVMPTDVQREALPHLFSGRDCILHAQTGSGKTLTYLLLIYSIINTLKSSVQALVVVPTRELGMQVTKVARMLAAKPTGVDGEQKSCTIMALLDGGTLRRHKSWLKAEPPTVVVATVGSLCQMLERQIFLLESVRVLIVDETVFASASIPQHRRFLHDCVQQKWTKSDVIHIHVSPVEPMPSRLCHRFIICNNKRKLQTLLSLIQSDAPESGIIFVGEQSEKSKKAGNAPSTDLVIDFLKTSYEGPLDIVLLEDDMNFNSRAVSLLEVRKGGGYLLVATDIAARGVDLPEMSHIYNFDLPRTAIDYLHRAGRTCRKPFSDMKCTVTTITVPEERFVLQKYENELMFNSEELIP
- the LOC107466867 gene encoding DEAD-box ATP-dependent RNA helicase 58, chloroplastic isoform X3, producing MSMETHSFSLGVRVAPFVKRTVTVYHVPRLRNLNRTHPAAQCILPQPPLTNHSPTLRDICQPHVPTHILQRMEEIGYVMPTDVQREALPHLFSGRDCILHAQTGSGKTLTYLLLIYSIINTLKSSVQALVVVPTRELGMQVTKVARMLAAKPTGVDGEQKSCTIMALLDGGTLRRHKSWLKVDFIFSSSKQVSSLRKLLTSYSSCNNRQTVFASASIPQHRRFLHDCVQQKWTKSDVIHIHVSPVEPMPSRLCHRFIICNNKRKLQTLLSLIQSDAPESGIIFVGEQSEKSKKAGNAPSTDLVIDFLKTSYEGPLDIVLLEDDMNFNSRAVSLLEVRKGGGYLLVATDIAARGVDLPEMSHIYNFDLPRTAIDYLHRAGRTCRKPFSDMKCTVTTITVPEERFVLQKYENELMFNSEELIP
- the LOC107466867 gene encoding DEAD-box ATP-dependent RNA helicase 58, chloroplastic isoform X4 — protein: MQVTKVARMLAAKPTGVDGEQKSCTIMALLDGGTLRRHKSWLKAEPPTVVVATVGSLCQMLERQIFLLESVRVLIVDEVDFIFSSSKQVSSLRKLLTSYSSCNNRQTVFASASIPQHRRFLHDCVQQKWTKSDVIHIHVSPVEPMPSRLCHRFIICNNKRKLQTLLSLIQSDAPESGIIFVGEQSEKSKKAGNAPSTDLVIDFLKTSYEGPLDIVLLEDDMNFNSRAVSLLEVRKGGGYLLVATDIAARGVDLPEMSHIYNFDLPRTAIDYLHRAGRTCRKPFSDMKCTVTTITVPEERFVLQKYENELMFNSEELIP